From the Thermovirga lienii DSM 17291 genome, one window contains:
- a CDS encoding protein of unknown function DUF163 (PFAM: Predicted SPOUT methyltransferase~TIGRFAM: rRNA large subunit m3Psi methyltransferase RlmH~COGs: COG1576 conserved hypothetical protein~InterPro IPR003742~KEGG: aco:Amico_0983 protein of unknown function DUF163~PFAM: protein of unknown function DUF163~SPTR: Ribosomal RNA large subunit methyltransferase H), producing MKIEILTVGKPKASYVKDGLSEYLKRLKVHLPLSMKHVPDRSKRKNAEKVLEEEGKEILSTVGDEDFLVLLDVDGRLVDSVSFAAWVQKKLNETPKKLIFCVGGAYGVSEDVKRRANFLLSLSPMTFPHEMSLLILVEQLYRAVMINKGSAYHH from the coding sequence GTGAAAATAGAAATATTGACAGTGGGTAAGCCAAAAGCGTCATACGTCAAGGACGGTTTGTCTGAATATTTAAAGAGGTTAAAAGTACATCTTCCTTTAAGCATGAAGCATGTTCCCGATCGCTCCAAGAGGAAAAATGCCGAAAAAGTATTGGAGGAAGAAGGAAAGGAGATATTAAGTACTGTAGGGGATGAAGATTTTTTGGTTCTTTTGGATGTCGATGGCCGTCTAGTAGACAGCGTTTCTTTTGCTGCATGGGTGCAAAAGAAACTGAACGAAACGCCCAAAAAGCTAATTTTTTGTGTTGGAGGTGCATATGGGGTATCTGAGGACGTAAAAAGAAGAGCAAATTTTCTTTTGTCCCTTTCTCCCATGACCTTTCCTCACGAGATGAGTTTGCTTATCCTGGTGGAGCAACTTTATAGGGCAGTTATGATCAATAAAGGTAGTGCATATCACCATTGA
- a CDS encoding Uncharacterized protein family UPF0133 (PFAM: Uncharacterised BCR, YbaB family COG0718~TIGRFAM: DNA-binding protein, YbaB/EbfC family~COGs: COG0718 conserved hypothetical protein~InterPro IPR004401~KEGG: aco:Amico_0982 hypothetical protein~PFAM: Uncharacterised protein family UPF0133~SPTR: UPF0133 protein HMPREF1705_00936) translates to MKMDHILKQAKKLQAEMARVQEELANEVVEGSAGGGLVKVKANGQGDIVGIDIDVEVIDPEEKEMLEDLILAAISDALTKSRELAQKRMGAFSKGFGLPGLM, encoded by the coding sequence ATGAAGATGGATCATATTTTAAAGCAGGCAAAGAAACTACAGGCGGAAATGGCCAGGGTTCAAGAGGAACTGGCTAACGAGGTTGTGGAGGGAAGCGCCGGTGGAGGGCTCGTCAAAGTAAAGGCAAATGGACAGGGAGATATCGTTGGAATCGACATAGATGTGGAAGTTATTGACCCTGAGGAAAAAGAGATGCTTGAAGATTTGATCCTTGCTGCTATCAGTGACGCTTTGACTAAAAGTAGGGAGCTCGCTCAAAAGAGGATGGGGGCTTTCAGCAAAGGTTTTGGTCTCCCTGGACTAATGTAG
- a CDS encoding DNA replication and repair protein RecR (PFAM: Toprim domain; RecR protein~TIGRFAM: recombination protein RecR~COGs: COG0353 Recombinational DNA repair protein (RecF pathway)~InterPro IPR015967: IPR006154: IPR000093: IPR006171~KEGG: aco:Amico_0981 recombination protein RecR~PFAM: Zinc finger C4-type, RecR; TOPRIM domain-containing protein~SMART: Toprim sub domain-containing protein~SPTR: Recombination protein RecR;~TIGRFAM: recombination protein RecR) — MDRDPLKKVISLLEKIPGVGEKTARRYALFLLQQSKEYSIELSKAILELKENTGSCPQCGNITSSDGELCAICCDPMRDRETLCVLESLEDLLNFEHSGIYNGLYFVLGGRISPMEGEDLDDERLKKLKDYVVEGKFKEVIIATNPKVEGDLTFYAVYDAIKDCNVAISRLAFGLPVGGNIGYADRMTLHASLDSRVAIKDAKR, encoded by the coding sequence TTGGATAGGGATCCTTTAAAGAAGGTAATCAGTCTCCTTGAAAAAATTCCAGGAGTAGGAGAAAAGACGGCACGGCGTTATGCCCTGTTTTTGCTCCAACAGTCGAAGGAGTATTCTATTGAACTGTCAAAGGCAATATTAGAACTGAAAGAAAATACAGGGTCTTGTCCGCAATGCGGGAATATTACATCCTCCGATGGTGAGCTTTGTGCTATTTGTTGTGACCCTATGAGGGATAGGGAGACCCTTTGTGTATTGGAAAGCCTAGAAGATTTACTCAACTTTGAGCATTCAGGTATTTACAACGGGCTTTATTTTGTTTTAGGCGGACGAATTTCTCCTATGGAAGGAGAAGACTTGGACGATGAGAGACTCAAAAAGCTTAAGGATTACGTCGTTGAAGGAAAATTTAAGGAGGTTATAATTGCTACAAACCCTAAAGTTGAGGGTGATTTAACCTTTTATGCGGTTTATGATGCCATTAAAGACTGCAACGTTGCAATAAGCAGGTTGGCCTTTGGCCTCCCAGTGGGGGGCAATATAGGGTATGCTGACCGGATGACCCTACATGCTTCTCTTGATTCAAGAGTGGCTATAAAAGACGCAAAGAGATAG